The following proteins come from a genomic window of Ferrovibrio sp. MS7:
- the gyrB gene encoding DNA topoisomerase (ATP-hydrolyzing) subunit B, with protein MSEEQFRKDEAARNGEGYDSSAIKVLKGLDAVRKRPGMYIGDTDDGSGLHHMVYEVVDNAIDEALAGYCDQVTVVLNPDGSCTVRDNGRGIPVDIHPEEGVSAAEVIMTQLHAGGKFDQNSYKVSGGLHGVGVSVVNALSSTLELRIWRAGKAYFMRFRHGDAEAPLAEVGPAEDGKRGTEVTFLPSPETFTKTEFDFATLERRLRELAFLNSGVKIVLQDLRGVEPKSVELMYEGGVEAFVAYLDRNKTPMHKPPVTIRGERDGIGIEISLQWNDGYHEAVLCFTNNIPQRDGGTHLAGFRGALTRCVNKYAEESGILKKEKVTLSGEDSREGLTCVLSVKVPDPKFSSQTKDKLVSSEVRPAVENLVNEQLAAWFEEHPSDARTIVGKVVEAAAAREAARKARELTRRKGALDVSSLPGKLADCQERDPAKSELFLVEGDSAGGSAKQGRHRANQAVLPLRGKILNVERARFDKMLGSAEIGTLITALGTGIGHDDFDLAKLRYHKIIIMTDADVDGAHIRTLLLTFFFRQMRPLIDAGHLYIAQPPLYKVKRGQSERYLKDEAALEQYLIGEGLEGAVLNLQDGSQRAGADLRRMVDQARQARAMLDSAGKRYNAWLVEQAAVLGLLRNDVLDDAAKSVPAAEAMAQRLNALASDLEKGWECTAPGDGTLVARRSLRGYTESYLLDAPLFRSAEARKLNELADELQAAYLVPAQLRRKDETHAVRGPSELLEAVMTIGKRGLTMQRYKGLGEMNPEQLWETTLDPNVRSLLQVKVDHAEDADNIFETLMGDVVEPRRDFIQSNALAVANLDI; from the coding sequence ATGAGTGAAGAGCAATTCCGCAAGGACGAAGCGGCGCGCAACGGCGAAGGCTATGATTCCTCGGCGATCAAGGTTCTGAAGGGCCTGGATGCAGTGCGCAAGCGGCCGGGCATGTATATCGGCGACACCGATGACGGTTCGGGCCTGCATCACATGGTCTACGAGGTGGTGGACAACGCCATCGACGAGGCGCTGGCGGGCTATTGCGACCAGGTGACCGTGGTGCTCAATCCCGATGGCTCCTGCACCGTGCGCGACAATGGCCGCGGCATCCCGGTGGACATCCATCCCGAGGAAGGCGTTTCCGCGGCCGAGGTCATCATGACCCAGCTCCATGCCGGCGGTAAGTTCGACCAGAATTCCTACAAGGTTTCCGGCGGCCTGCATGGCGTCGGCGTCTCGGTGGTGAACGCGCTGTCCTCGACCCTGGAACTGCGCATCTGGCGTGCCGGCAAGGCGTATTTCATGCGCTTCCGCCATGGCGATGCCGAAGCACCGCTGGCTGAAGTCGGCCCGGCTGAGGACGGCAAGCGCGGCACGGAAGTGACCTTCCTGCCCTCGCCCGAGACCTTCACCAAGACCGAGTTCGACTTCGCCACCCTGGAGCGCCGTCTGCGCGAACTCGCCTTCCTCAACAGCGGCGTGAAGATCGTGCTGCAGGATCTGCGCGGCGTCGAGCCGAAGAGCGTGGAACTGATGTATGAAGGCGGCGTGGAAGCCTTTGTCGCCTATCTCGACCGCAATAAGACGCCGATGCACAAGCCGCCGGTGACCATCCGGGGCGAGCGCGACGGCATCGGCATCGAGATTTCGCTGCAGTGGAATGATGGCTACCACGAAGCCGTGCTCTGCTTCACCAACAACATCCCGCAGCGCGATGGCGGCACCCATCTCGCCGGCTTCCGTGGCGCGCTGACCCGCTGTGTGAACAAATACGCGGAAGAGAGCGGCATCCTGAAGAAGGAGAAGGTGACGCTTTCCGGCGAGGATAGCCGCGAGGGCCTGACCTGCGTGCTCAGCGTGAAGGTGCCGGACCCGAAATTCTCCTCCCAGACCAAGGACAAGCTGGTTTCCTCCGAGGTCCGCCCGGCGGTGGAAAACCTGGTCAATGAGCAGCTTGCCGCCTGGTTCGAGGAGCATCCCTCGGATGCCCGCACCATTGTCGGCAAGGTGGTGGAAGCCGCCGCCGCGCGCGAAGCGGCGCGCAAGGCGCGTGAACTCACCCGCCGCAAGGGCGCGCTGGATGTCTCTTCCCTGCCCGGCAAGCTTGCCGATTGCCAAGAGCGCGATCCGGCCAAGTCCGAACTCTTCCTGGTCGAGGGCGACAGCGCCGGCGGCTCGGCGAAGCAGGGCCGCCACCGCGCCAATCAGGCCGTGCTGCCTTTGCGCGGCAAGATCCTGAACGTGGAACGCGCGCGGTTCGACAAGATGCTCGGCTCGGCGGAAATCGGCACGCTTATCACCGCGCTCGGCACCGGCATCGGCCATGACGATTTCGACCTCGCCAAGCTGCGCTACCACAAGATCATCATCATGACCGACGCCGACGTGGACGGCGCCCATATCCGCACCCTGCTGCTCACCTTCTTCTTCCGCCAGATGCGGCCGCTGATCGATGCCGGCCACCTCTATATCGCGCAGCCGCCGCTCTACAAGGTGAAGCGCGGCCAGTCGGAGCGTTATCTGAAGGACGAGGCGGCACTCGAGCAATACCTGATCGGCGAAGGCCTGGAAGGCGCGGTGCTGAACCTGCAGGACGGCAGCCAGCGCGCCGGTGCCGATCTGCGCCGCATGGTGGACCAGGCCCGCCAGGCCCGCGCCATGCTGGATTCCGCCGGCAAACGCTACAATGCCTGGCTGGTGGAACAGGCCGCCGTTCTCGGCCTGCTGCGCAACGATGTGCTGGACGATGCGGCGAAGTCAGTGCCAGCGGCGGAAGCCATGGCGCAGCGGCTGAATGCGCTCGCCTCCGATCTGGAAAAGGGCTGGGAATGCACCGCCCCCGGCGACGGCACCCTGGTGGCCCGCCGCAGCTTGCGCGGCTATACCGAAAGCTACCTGCTCGATGCGCCGCTGTTCCGTTCGGCGGAAGCGCGCAAGCTCAACGAACTGGCGGACGAATTGCAGGCCGCCTATCTGGTGCCGGCGCAGCTTCGCCGCAAGGACGAGACCCACGCCGTGCGCGGGCCATCGGAATTGCTCGAAGCCGTGATGACCATCGGCAAGCGCGGCCTCACCATGCAGCGTTACAAGGGCCTCGGCGAGATGAACCCGGAACAGCTCTGGGAAACCACGCTGGACCCGAATGTGCGCAGCCTGCTGCAGGTGAAGGTCGATCACGCCGAGGATGCCGACAACATCTTCGAAACGCTGATGGGCGACGTGGTAGAACCGCGCCGCGACTTCATCCAGAGCAACGCGCTGGCCGTGGCCAACCTGGATATTTGA
- a CDS encoding ABC transporter substrate-binding protein, protein MKSVTWRNSLMAAAALAVCLSGPAMADKRSNTLRFVYDQVPENVDPFFNNVRIGVIIGQHVWDTLVYRDPNTNEYKGQLASGWRQIDERTTEFDLRQGIKFHNDEEFDADDVVYTLNFVGKAENKVTTQSNVNWIEKAEKVDKYKVRVTTKGIFPPILEYLSGPVVIHPNEYYEKVGPKGQNEKPVGSGPYRVVQHIAGKSISLERNPDYFKASPKGVPKIEKIEIRFIPDRQTQLAELMSRGADFLMHVPKDQADQLKGQPGLQVVSGETMRIVFMQMNSQAESAFPALKDIRVRQAVNHAIDREAMVKALVGEGSRVLHTICFPSQFGCTDEGAKRYEYNPAKAKQLLAEAGFPNGLELPFVAYRERPQSEAIIGYLKAVGITANLNFLQYAAMREQIRSNKAALTHQTWGSFSVNDVSASTPNYYAFEGEDITRDPEVRDLLKQGNNTVDPAARKDAYRKALALIAERAYAVPLYSLPVFYAATSDLVFKAYPDELPRFWEMTWK, encoded by the coding sequence ATGAAATCAGTCACTTGGCGTAATAGCCTGATGGCAGCGGCGGCCCTGGCGGTCTGCCTTTCCGGTCCCGCGATGGCCGACAAGCGCAGCAATACGCTGCGCTTCGTCTACGATCAGGTGCCGGAGAATGTCGATCCCTTCTTCAACAATGTGCGCATCGGCGTGATCATCGGCCAGCATGTCTGGGACACGCTGGTCTACCGCGACCCGAATACCAACGAATACAAGGGCCAACTCGCCTCCGGCTGGCGCCAGATCGACGAGCGCACCACTGAATTCGACCTGCGCCAGGGCATCAAATTCCACAACGACGAGGAATTCGACGCCGATGACGTGGTCTACACCCTGAATTTCGTCGGCAAGGCGGAAAACAAGGTCACGACCCAAAGCAACGTCAACTGGATCGAAAAGGCCGAGAAGGTCGACAAGTACAAGGTGCGTGTCACCACCAAGGGCATCTTCCCGCCGATCCTGGAATACCTGTCCGGCCCAGTGGTGATCCACCCGAATGAGTATTACGAGAAGGTCGGGCCGAAGGGGCAGAACGAAAAGCCGGTCGGCTCCGGCCCCTATCGCGTGGTGCAGCATATCGCCGGCAAGTCGATCTCGCTGGAGCGCAACCCGGATTACTTCAAGGCCTCGCCCAAGGGCGTGCCGAAGATCGAGAAGATCGAGATCCGCTTCATCCCGGACCGCCAGACCCAGCTTGCCGAGCTGATGAGCCGGGGCGCCGACTTCCTGATGCATGTGCCGAAGGATCAGGCCGACCAGCTCAAAGGTCAGCCCGGCCTGCAGGTGGTAAGCGGCGAGACCATGCGCATCGTGTTCATGCAGATGAACAGCCAGGCCGAAAGCGCCTTCCCGGCGCTGAAGGATATCCGCGTGCGCCAGGCGGTGAACCATGCCATCGACCGCGAAGCAATGGTCAAGGCGCTGGTCGGCGAAGGCTCGCGCGTGCTGCACACGATCTGCTTCCCGAGCCAGTTCGGCTGCACTGATGAAGGCGCCAAGCGGTATGAGTATAATCCGGCCAAGGCCAAGCAGCTTCTCGCCGAAGCCGGCTTCCCCAATGGCCTGGAACTGCCCTTCGTCGCCTACCGCGAACGGCCGCAATCGGAAGCCATCATCGGCTACCTCAAGGCCGTCGGCATCACCGCCAACCTGAACTTCCTGCAATACGCGGCAATGCGCGAGCAGATCCGCTCCAACAAGGCGGCACTGACGCACCAGACCTGGGGCTCCTTCTCGGTCAATGACGTGTCGGCTTCGACGCCGAACTATTATGCCTTCGAGGGCGAGGACATCACCCGTGACCCCGAGGTGCGCGACCTGCTGAAGCAGGGCAACAACACCGTGGACCCGGCGGCGCGCAAGGATGCCTACCGCAAGGCGCTGGCGCTGATCGCCGAGCGCGCCTATGCGGTGCCGCTCTATTCGCTTCCCGTGTTCTACGCCGCAACATCCGACTTGGTGTTCAAGGCCTATCCGGATGAACTGCCGCGCTTCTGGGAAATGACCTGGAAGTGA
- the recF gene encoding DNA replication/repair protein RecF (All proteins in this family for which functions are known are DNA-binding proteins that assist the filamentation of RecA onto DNA for the initiation of recombination or recombinational repair.), translated as MLQDFRNYATLKLPSQGMPVVLTGPNGAGKTNILEALSFLSPGRGLRRAKLGEVTRQTASGGRWAMHAELSSCIGPVSIGTGLVEAAGDEDSERRHVRINGEAASSANALAEYLDIVWLTPQMDRLFVDGLSTRRRFMDRLVYGLDGGHARRVGAYEKAMRERNKLLKSGGADPSWLGALEGQMAEHGVAVAAARRDGLALVEAGMALSEASGDGAFPRGRLAAKGIVEDWLAEMPALAAEEKLRRLLQERRFIDRDAGAATEGPHRSDFAVWHCAKDQAAAHCSTGEQKALLIAITLANARLIRERKGFAPLLLLDEVSAHLDATRRTALYGEILALGGQAWLTGTDLDLFKGLRERAEFFAVADGAVMPQAAPA; from the coding sequence ATGCTGCAGGACTTCCGCAACTACGCGACGCTGAAACTGCCCAGTCAAGGCATGCCCGTGGTGCTTACCGGCCCGAACGGCGCCGGCAAGACCAACATCCTCGAGGCCCTTTCCTTCCTTTCGCCGGGCCGTGGCCTGCGCCGTGCCAAGCTCGGCGAGGTGACGCGACAGACAGCCAGCGGTGGCCGCTGGGCAATGCATGCCGAGCTTTCAAGCTGCATCGGCCCGGTCAGCATCGGCACCGGCCTGGTGGAAGCCGCCGGCGACGAGGACAGTGAGCGGCGCCATGTGCGCATCAATGGCGAAGCGGCTTCCAGTGCCAATGCGCTGGCCGAGTATCTCGATATCGTGTGGCTGACGCCGCAGATGGATCGCCTGTTCGTCGATGGCCTTTCCACCCGGCGGCGCTTCATGGACCGCCTGGTCTATGGCCTGGATGGCGGCCATGCCCGCCGCGTCGGCGCCTATGAGAAGGCGATGCGCGAGCGCAACAAGCTGCTGAAATCAGGCGGCGCCGATCCAAGCTGGCTCGGGGCGCTGGAAGGCCAGATGGCCGAACATGGCGTGGCCGTGGCCGCCGCGCGGCGTGACGGCCTGGCGCTGGTGGAAGCCGGCATGGCCTTGAGCGAAGCCTCCGGCGATGGTGCCTTCCCGCGCGGCCGCCTTGCCGCCAAGGGCATCGTGGAAGACTGGCTGGCGGAAATGCCGGCCTTGGCAGCGGAAGAGAAGCTGCGCCGGCTGCTGCAGGAGCGCCGCTTCATCGACCGCGATGCCGGTGCCGCCACCGAAGGACCGCATCGCAGCGATTTCGCGGTGTGGCATTGCGCCAAGGATCAGGCCGCCGCGCATTGCTCCACCGGCGAGCAGAAGGCGCTGCTGATCGCCATCACGCTGGCCAATGCGCGGCTGATCCGCGAGCGCAAGGGCTTCGCGCCGTTGCTGCTGCTGGATGAAGTGTCGGCGCATCTCGATGCCACGCGGCGCACGGCGCTGTATGGCGAAATCCTGGCGCTCGGCGGCCAAGCCTGGCTGACCGGCACCGACCTGGACCTGTTCAAGGGCCTGCGCGAGCGGGCCGAATTCTTCGCGGTGGCGGATGGGGCGGTAATGCCCCAGGCCGCCCCGGCATGA
- a CDS encoding ABC transporter permease codes for MLMFIAKRLGLALLVALAVSVVCFLLVRLSGDVAAALAGEGARQVDIDAVRKNYGLDRPLIVQYLDWLWRTLQGDFGTSLYFKTDVTALIFAKLPTTLMLGLCSLLFALAISIPLGVAAAIFANSWIDRLALGIAVLGQALPNFFFALLLIMLFAIQLRWLPVSGSESWAHFVMPTIALGYYIAPAFMRLVRAGMVEVLSADYIRTARAKGLNEGMVVFKHGLRNAAIPVVALAAVQLGFLLGGSVVIEAIFALDGLGYLAYQSITHKDFPVTQAVVMLLSVFYVLLTLLADLANAWLDPRIRVS; via the coding sequence ATGCTGATGTTCATTGCCAAGCGGCTCGGCCTTGCGCTGCTCGTCGCGCTTGCCGTCTCCGTTGTCTGTTTCCTGCTGGTGCGGCTTTCCGGCGATGTTGCCGCCGCCCTGGCCGGCGAAGGCGCGCGCCAGGTCGATATCGATGCCGTGCGCAAGAATTACGGCCTCGACCGACCGCTGATCGTGCAGTATCTCGACTGGCTGTGGCGCACATTGCAGGGCGATTTCGGCACCTCGCTGTATTTCAAGACCGACGTCACCGCGCTGATCTTCGCCAAACTGCCCACTACCCTGATGCTCGGCCTCTGCTCGCTGCTATTCGCCCTGGCCATCTCGATCCCGCTCGGCGTCGCGGCGGCGATCTTCGCCAATAGCTGGATCGACCGCCTGGCGCTCGGCATCGCCGTGCTCGGCCAGGCGTTGCCGAATTTCTTCTTCGCCCTGCTGCTGATCATGCTGTTCGCCATCCAGCTGCGCTGGCTGCCAGTCTCGGGCAGCGAGTCCTGGGCGCATTTCGTGATGCCGACCATCGCGCTCGGCTATTATATCGCGCCGGCCTTCATGCGCCTGGTGCGCGCCGGCATGGTGGAGGTGCTGTCCGCCGATTATATCCGCACCGCGCGGGCCAAGGGGCTGAACGAGGGCATGGTGGTGTTCAAGCATGGCCTGCGCAATGCCGCCATTCCCGTGGTGGCGCTGGCCGCCGTACAACTCGGCTTCCTGCTCGGCGGCTCGGTGGTGATCGAGGCGATCTTCGCCCTCGATGGCCTTGGCTACCTCGCCTACCAGAGCATCACGCACAAGGATTTCCCCGTCACCCAGGCCGTGGTGATGCTGCTCTCGGTATTCTATGTGCTGCTCACCCTGCTCGCCGATCTGGCCAATGCCTGGCTTGATCCGCGCATCCGGGTATCGTGA
- a CDS encoding phosphodiesterase — protein MLIAQLSDPHIRPCGELYQGVVDSNAMFAAAIAQVNAFSPAIDLVLLSGDIVDEGQPAEYKMARALLSELRVPYLVIPGNHDGGFAAGHAAFRDAFQDHAYLPAAHPFHYVVEAGPLRILALDVTLPGLHHGLIDSARLAWLEQALAQEPQRPSIVMLHQPPFACGIPYLDKYWCEGGDGLAELLARYRSVERVVCGHVHRFMQLRFGGTFLCTTPSTTTAIALQLDPAAKPRSYIEPPAFLLHHWRAETGLITHFVPVGDFPGPYPFA, from the coding sequence ATGCTGATCGCGCAGCTATCCGACCCGCATATCCGGCCGTGCGGCGAACTGTATCAGGGCGTGGTCGATTCCAATGCCATGTTCGCCGCCGCCATCGCCCAGGTGAATGCCTTCAGCCCGGCCATCGACCTGGTACTGCTGAGCGGCGATATCGTGGATGAAGGCCAGCCGGCGGAATACAAGATGGCGCGCGCGTTGCTGAGCGAACTGCGCGTACCCTACCTGGTGATTCCGGGCAATCATGACGGCGGCTTTGCCGCAGGCCATGCCGCTTTCCGCGACGCTTTCCAGGATCACGCCTATCTGCCGGCGGCGCATCCCTTCCACTATGTAGTGGAAGCCGGGCCGCTGCGCATCCTGGCGCTGGATGTCACCCTGCCCGGCCTGCATCACGGCCTCATCGACTCAGCACGGCTTGCCTGGCTGGAACAGGCGCTCGCCCAAGAGCCGCAACGGCCCTCGATTGTCATGCTGCACCAGCCGCCCTTTGCCTGCGGCATTCCCTATCTGGATAAATACTGGTGCGAGGGCGGCGATGGCCTGGCCGAACTGCTGGCGCGCTATCGGTCAGTAGAGCGCGTCGTCTGCGGCCACGTGCACCGCTTCATGCAGCTACGCTTCGGCGGTACTTTTCTTTGCACGACGCCCAGCACCACCACGGCGATTGCCCTGCAACTCGATCCTGCCGCAAAGCCGCGCTCCTATATCGAGCCGCCGGCTTTCCTGCTGCATCACTGGCGGGCGGAAACCGGCCTGATCACGCATTTCGTCCCGGTCGGCGATTTCCCCGGGCCGTATCCTTTCGCCTGA
- a CDS encoding Bug family tripartite tricarboxylate transporter substrate binding protein, with the protein MNRLATLCAAGLLAVLPFANSYAQATYPNGPVKFIVPYPAGGSTDIIGRLIGQNLSDNWKQPVVVENRTGASGTIGTSAVIAAPPDGYNLLMGITVLIQMPHLKNDLPYDALRDLTPISQVALSTDLLAVSNSLPVNTLEELIALVKANPKKYSYGSYGNATSSHIRGETLNREAKIDMTHVPYRGSAPMLADLMGGHLPIAFVDVGSAYGHLNSGKFKVLAVSGTQRLPFLPNAPTMQERGYKGFEPYGWFAVFVKAGTPKEIVDKLSREVSAIVKKPEISAKLIELGLVPVGGSSEELAAAMKRDSAIWGQLIQGGGIKLE; encoded by the coding sequence ATGAATCGCCTGGCCACTCTGTGTGCCGCCGGCCTGCTGGCCGTCTTACCCTTCGCCAATTCTTATGCGCAGGCCACTTACCCAAACGGCCCGGTGAAATTCATCGTGCCGTATCCGGCCGGCGGCAGCACCGACATCATCGGCCGCCTGATCGGGCAGAATCTTTCCGATAACTGGAAACAGCCGGTGGTGGTGGAAAACCGCACCGGCGCCTCGGGCACCATCGGTACCAGCGCGGTGATCGCCGCCCCGCCGGATGGCTACAATCTGCTGATGGGCATCACGGTGCTGATCCAGATGCCGCATCTGAAGAACGATCTGCCCTACGATGCCTTGCGCGACCTGACGCCGATTTCCCAGGTGGCGCTCTCCACCGACCTGCTCGCGGTGAGCAACAGCCTGCCGGTCAATACGCTGGAAGAGCTGATCGCACTGGTGAAGGCCAATCCGAAGAAATACAGCTACGGCTCCTATGGCAATGCCACCTCGTCGCATATCCGTGGCGAGACGCTGAACCGCGAAGCCAAGATCGACATGACCCATGTGCCCTATCGCGGCAGCGCACCGATGCTGGCCGATCTGATGGGCGGCCATCTGCCGATTGCCTTCGTCGATGTCGGCTCGGCCTATGGCCATCTCAACAGCGGCAAGTTCAAGGTACTGGCGGTGAGCGGCACGCAAAGGCTGCCCTTCCTGCCGAATGCGCCGACCATGCAGGAACGTGGCTACAAGGGCTTCGAGCCCTATGGCTGGTTCGCCGTGTTCGTGAAGGCCGGCACGCCGAAGGAGATCGTCGACAAGCTGTCGCGTGAAGTCTCGGCCATCGTGAAGAAGCCGGAAATCAGCGCCAAGCTGATCGAACTCGGCCTCGTGCCGGTCGGCGGCTCCAGCGAAGAACTGGCCGCCGCGATGAAGCGCGATTCTGCCATCTGGGGCCAGCTCATCCAGGGCGGCGGCATCAAGCTTGAGTGA
- a CDS encoding ABC transporter permease, whose protein sequence is MTDAVLTEISPRAKMLRRLRGNPSLLWGGGLLLLIIIMAILAPLLAPHDPYAQDLTRRLIPPIWHEKGQWLYPLGTDNLGRDYFSRTIYGARISLLIGLSVVAISGAIGTAIGLCAGYFGGRIDMIVTFITTTRLAMPVILVALAVVAILGSSLVVVILTLGLLKWDRFAVVMRSATQQTRALDYIAAAEAAGASTPRIILGEVLPNVAPHLIVIATLEAASAILLEAALSFLGLGVQPPLPSWGLMIAEAKTYMFFSFWLIAIPGTMLALLVFCINLAGDGLRDFLSPDGRG, encoded by the coding sequence ATGACCGACGCCGTACTCACCGAAATCTCGCCGCGCGCCAAAATGCTGCGCCGCTTGCGCGGCAATCCCAGCCTGCTCTGGGGTGGTGGCCTGCTGCTGCTGATCATCATCATGGCGATCCTGGCGCCTTTGCTGGCGCCGCATGATCCCTATGCCCAGGACCTGACACGCCGGCTGATCCCACCGATCTGGCATGAGAAGGGCCAATGGCTCTATCCGCTCGGCACCGACAATCTCGGCCGTGACTATTTCTCGCGCACCATCTATGGCGCCCGCATCTCGCTGCTGATCGGCCTCTCGGTGGTGGCGATTTCGGGCGCCATCGGCACCGCCATTGGCCTCTGCGCCGGCTATTTCGGCGGCCGCATCGACATGATCGTCACCTTCATCACCACCACCCGGCTGGCGATGCCGGTGATCCTGGTGGCGCTGGCAGTGGTAGCGATCCTCGGCTCCTCGCTCGTTGTCGTGATCCTCACCCTTGGCCTGCTGAAATGGGACCGCTTCGCCGTGGTGATGCGCAGCGCTACGCAGCAGACCCGTGCGCTCGACTATATCGCGGCCGCCGAAGCGGCAGGCGCCTCGACACCGCGCATCATCCTTGGCGAAGTGCTGCCCAACGTGGCGCCGCATTTGATCGTGATTGCCACGCTGGAAGCCGCCAGCGCCATCCTGCTGGAGGCCGCGTTGTCCTTCCTCGGCCTTGGCGTGCAGCCGCCGCTGCCCTCCTGGGGCCTGATGATCGCCGAAGCCAAGACCTACATGTTCTTCAGCTTCTGGCTGATTGCCATTCCCGGCACCATGCTGGCTTTGCTGGTTTTCTGCATCAATCTGGCCGGCGATGGCCTGCGCGATTTCCTCTCGCCGGACGGGCGGGGCTGA
- a CDS encoding alpha/beta fold hydrolase — protein sequence MRYSHQVTSGQAHLAAAVTGDGIPVVFLHAAICDSRKWQAQWQAVGGQYRAIAYDRRGFGASHAEKQDHSAVGDLLAVIDALADGKPAILVACSQGGRIALDAAILHPERIRGLFLISPSLIGAPEPQHAPEIAALLAEQKRAEAAGDAAALNQLKARLWLDGPLQPEGRVSGAARELFLEMNGIALRAPPVGANTDAVANYLRLGEIAAPAMILCGAYDFPYIQERGRQIARMMPKASFEPLPGTAHLPSLEQPALISERLLSFLKQLNTPC from the coding sequence ATGCGATATAGCCATCAAGTCACTTCCGGCCAGGCCCATCTCGCCGCTGCCGTCACTGGCGACGGCATTCCAGTAGTATTCCTGCATGCGGCGATCTGCGACAGCCGCAAGTGGCAGGCGCAATGGCAGGCGGTTGGCGGGCAATACCGCGCCATCGCCTATGACCGGCGCGGCTTTGGCGCCAGCCATGCTGAAAAGCAGGATCATTCGGCGGTCGGCGACCTGCTGGCGGTGATCGACGCCCTGGCCGATGGCAAACCGGCCATCCTGGTTGCCTGCTCCCAGGGCGGCCGCATCGCGCTGGATGCGGCGATCCTGCATCCGGAGCGCATCCGTGGCCTGTTCCTGATCTCGCCGTCGCTGATCGGCGCGCCGGAACCGCAGCACGCGCCGGAAATCGCTGCCCTGCTGGCAGAGCAGAAGCGGGCCGAGGCGGCTGGCGATGCGGCGGCGCTGAACCAACTCAAAGCGCGGCTATGGCTCGATGGCCCATTGCAGCCGGAAGGCCGCGTGTCTGGTGCGGCGCGCGAGTTGTTTCTGGAGATGAATGGCATCGCTTTGCGCGCGCCGCCTGTTGGCGCGAATACCGATGCCGTTGCCAATTACCTGCGTCTTGGCGAGATAGCGGCGCCGGCGATGATCCTCTGCGGCGCTTACGACTTTCCCTATATCCAGGAGCGTGGCCGGCAGATCGCTCGGATGATGCCGAAGGCCAGCTTCGAACCGCTGCCCGGCACCGCGCACCTGCCAAGCCTGGAACAGCCGGCCCTTATCTCGGAGCGGCTGCTGTCTTTCCTGAAGCAGTTGAATACGCCATGCTGA
- a CDS encoding ABC transporter ATP-binding protein, producing the protein MTAPLLDLANLRVTLPTGDGPLEAVRGISFSIMRGETLCLVGESGCGKSMTALSIMGLLPRRAKRQADRLVFDGIDLTKRGAIESLRGNRIGMIFQEPMTALNPAYTIGDQLTEAFIKHKRATAAAARERAIYLLGKVGIASAGERLGQYPHQLSGGLRQRVMIAMALMCEPDLLIADEPTTALDVTIQAQILRLLFELQKEFGIALLLITHDMGVVAHVAHRVGVMYAGEVIESGTTDAILRQPRHPYTQGLLSCIPVPGRTLPGERLGVVPGVVPNLVGGLKGCGFRSRCGFAEAICADTPPRHDDHGHAWACIRGAA; encoded by the coding sequence ATGACCGCACCTTTGCTCGACCTGGCCAACCTGCGCGTGACCCTGCCGACCGGCGACGGGCCACTGGAGGCGGTGCGTGGCATCAGCTTTTCCATCATGCGCGGCGAGACGCTCTGCCTGGTGGGCGAAAGCGGCTGCGGCAAGTCGATGACAGCACTCTCCATCATGGGCCTGCTGCCGCGCCGGGCGAAGCGCCAGGCCGACCGCCTGGTGTTCGATGGCATCGACCTGACCAAGCGTGGCGCCATCGAAAGCCTGCGCGGCAACCGCATCGGCATGATCTTCCAGGAACCGATGACGGCGCTGAATCCCGCCTACACCATCGGCGACCAGCTCACCGAGGCCTTCATCAAGCACAAGCGGGCAACGGCGGCGGCGGCGCGCGAGCGCGCCATCTATCTGCTCGGCAAGGTCGGCATTGCCTCGGCCGGCGAACGCCTGGGCCAATACCCGCACCAGCTTTCCGGTGGCCTGCGCCAGCGCGTGATGATCGCCATGGCGCTGATGTGCGAGCCGGACCTGCTGATCGCCGATGAGCCGACCACGGCGCTGGACGTGACTATCCAGGCGCAGATCCTCCGCCTGCTGTTCGAGTTGCAGAAGGAATTCGGCATTGCATTGCTGTTGATCACCCATGACATGGGCGTGGTGGCGCATGTGGCGCACCGGGTCGGCGTCATGTATGCCGGCGAAGTGATCGAGAGCGGCACTACTGACGCCATCCTGCGTCAGCCGCGTCACCCCTACACGCAAGGCCTGCTGAGCTGTATCCCGGTGCCGGGTCGCACGCTGCCGGGCGAACGATTGGGCGTGGTGCCAGGCGTGGTGCCGAATCTGGTCGGCGGCCTCAAGGGCTGCGGCTTCAGAAGCCGCTGCGGCTTCGCCGAAGCCATCTGCGCCGATACGCCGCCGCGTCACGACGATCACGGC